GCTCTTTGGTTTCTGCTTCAGCACCGCATCAATCGCATCACATAATTCGTCACGCTGGGTACGCTTCTTGGGATAAACAGTTCTTTTCTGGCGCTCCCGATACGGCTTCGGTGTAATAATGGACAGCCCGTGTTCCAGGCAAACCATATCACTGAGTCTTTGCACCGCCAGACCGGAAAGAAAGAAGTTTTTGAATTTCCGTGTGGCATCCAGCGAGGTCGAATTATAAATGATATGATTGTGAATGTGGGATTTGTCGATGTGGGTCGCAACGATGAAAGCGTGTTTTCCCTTTGTCCATCGCATCGCTGTTTCATAGCCGACTTGGTTCGCTTCTTCCGGGGTGATTTCTCCCGGCTTAAAGGACTGGCGTATCTGGTATGCGATGATATTGTTCTTCTGCTGTCTGCCGGTAATATGCTGATACTGCCGTTTGGAAAGCAGAAATTCCTCATCTGCTGTCTTTGGATCACACTCATAGGAACTGATAAATTCGCCATCATTGGTTTTTGCGGCATTTTGTGAGTAGTCGGTTCTGTCTGCCAAACATTGAGCGACCGTCTTTCCCTTATTCACATGGAGTGCAATCAATCTTGTCGCTGCCATTCCCATCACTTCCTTCCCAAAAAGAAAAAGCCACCGGTCGGTGACTTTTCTCTGATATTATCTTATGACCTGATAAATGCTCCCAGACTTTCTCCAATATTCTCGACTTTCATAACAGCCCAGACGAGCAAGAACACCGCTGCTATTGTCGCAATTCCAAGAACCACAAGAATAAGCAGGGACTGCCACAAAGCCTTTACAATGCAGTAAATCGCAGATCCGCCAATGACCAAGAGCAATAAACCAATTACATAGGACACAACATTTGTAAGCAGATTTCCAAGAATGCAAATCACTTTTACAACGAACAGCACCGGCAGTGCCAATATCTTCAATACCAGCTTCATAGGCTCAACCCCTTTCTTTTAATTATATTGTACAAGGGTATCTGCCATAACGCAATGATGTCAACCCTTATGTAAAAGCCGCAGCCGAAACTGCGACTTCCCAACAAGTTGTCGGATTACTGGATTGAGGACAGGCGAACAAGAACTTCTCTCATGTCCGTCCAGATCTCCTCCAGCCGTTTTTGCAAATCCTCAATGTCAGCACGATAGATGCTGCCTGTTTCGTTCGCTCGCTTTGCGTACTGGTTCAGGTTGTTGGAGCAGATTCGCAGGAGCGAAACCAGGGCTTTCACATCCTGCAAATCCAGTCTGATACAGTAACCATCCAGAGCCATTTTCCGCAGATAGGCTCCCATGCTGCGGATGCCAAGCTCGTCCATCTTCTCATGGATTCGCTCGACCTCCTCCTTGGATGCAAGGAAATGAACATCCTGATCTCGCTTTGCCATTACAACACCTCCTCACGGGTTTCAGAGTATTTTGCAGGCGGGATATGCTCCGCTTTGGATTTCAGATCAGCCAACACAGAAGGACGCTCTGACTCGCTTCTTTCGTCACGATTTTCCACAGAGTCCTCCATATTCAGGGCTGCATCCAGTTCTGCCAGTCGCTGACTTTTGGCTGTCAGCTCTGCTTCCTGCGGGAACGGTTTTCCAACCTCCGCCTTGGCTGCTTCCTGCTGATTGTAGAGATTATTCAACTGCTCATTGGCTCGTTCTAAGCGCTCAAGGATGCCTGCAAGGGCATTGTCCAGTCGGGTGATATTTCCTCGTGCGTCCGTTCCAAGGGCTACTCTGTGGCTCACAGCGCCCTTCAGGGTCACATCGAACTCGTTCCGGAAACTGTCAAACGAAAGCTCCATCTGAAAGCCACGGTAACTGCCAAGAGGAACCGGATCGGCACTTTTCGTGTCCTTACAAGCCGCAAGGAGGATTTCACCGGCATCTGCCTTTTCGGTGTAGGCTTTGCCCATGATTTCCATGCCGCAAAAGCCATCGGCAATCTGCGGGTGTGCTTCCACGGTTTTAATATCAGCTTCAAAGCCATGAATATAGCCTGTCTGCTTTTCAATCTCAGCCGGGAAGTATTTCAGAAGCTTATCTTCCATACGGTACTGCTGGCTCTGGTGGTCAGCTTTCAGCACCTTCAGCCTTGCCACATCAATGTCCAAGTCCATCTTTTCCTTGATAAGCGGATTGCCGGCACACAGCGCCTTGATCTCCGCATAGGACAGCGCCTGCTCATCCACATCGTCACAGGAGCGAACCGGTGATTTGGAGGTCATAATCTGAGAAATAAACTTCTGCTTGTTTTCCAAGGTCTGATACAGGTAGGCATCGAAGGTTCCCTCGGTCACATACTGATACACCTGAACCTCTTTGTTCCGGTTGCCCTGACGGATGATACGACCGTTTCTCTGGGTCATATCAGACGGACGCCAACCCACATCCAAGTGGTGAACTGCCACCAATTTGTCCTGGACGTTGGTTCCTGCACCCATCTTTTGCGTACTGCCAAGAAGCACTCGCACCTGCCCGGTACGAACCTTGGCAAAGAGGTCTTTTTTCTTTGCCTCGGTATCTGCATCATGGATAAAGGCAACTTCTTCCGCAGGCACACCGTTTGCAATCAGCTTGGTTTTGACATCATCATAGACATTGAAGGTTCCATCATTTTTCGGTGTGCTAAGGTCGCAGAACACCAACTGGGTCAATTTGTCAGCCTGACCGTCCTGCCAGATACGCAGGATATTTCCCACGCAGGCATTGAGCTTGCTGTCAGGGTCATCGGGTAACAGGGTGTTCATTAGCCGCTGATCCAGTCCCAATTTTCGTCCGTCGCTGGTAATCTTGAGCATATTATCGACGGACGGGTCTACAATACCGGCATGAACATCTGCTGCTCTCTCTGAAAGGGAAGCCACCATATCCTTCTGGTACTCAGAGGGCTGAACCACAACCGTTTCAAACTTTGCTTCGGGAACAGGGAGATGCAACTGGTCAGAGGTCTTGATGTCGGCAACCTCCTTGAACATATTCATCAGTTCAGGCAGGTTGAAGAACTTCGCAAATCGGGTTCTGGCACGATAGCCGGTTCCCTCCGGTGCAAGCTCAATCGCAGTTGTTGTTTCTCCGAAGGTCGATGCCCAGGAATCAAAATGGGTCAGGTTCTTTTGCTGGAGCGTACTGTACTGGAGATAGCGCATGACCGTATAAAGCTCGGTCATCGAGTTACTTACTGGAGTACCGGTTGCAAAGATCACACCACGCCCGCCGGTCAGCTCATCCATATAGCGGCACTTCATAAACATATCCGAAGATTTCTGGGCTTCGGAGGTGGACAGACCTGCCACATTTCGCA
This genomic window from Solobacterium moorei contains:
- a CDS encoding plasmid mobilization protein; its protein translation is MAKRDQDVHFLASKEEVERIHEKMDELGIRSMGAYLRKMALDGYCIRLDLQDVKALVSLLRICSNNLNQYAKRANETGSIYRADIEDLQKRLEEIWTDMREVLVRLSSIQ